The proteins below come from a single Ruegeria sp. THAF33 genomic window:
- a CDS encoding BatD family protein: MRYLAVFILLLPLSVSAQENSAYQPRVSVDVPNEAVIVGQPAIVRIKVLVPTFMPQPPVFPSLEQQNVLVRLPERASGPISETVDGETWSGVQRSYRLYPLTSGPVAYDAQEVVVTFADPQSNDPVQVSVALPSIQLNAEIPEGAQGLDPLIIASGFSLDQKLDGPTDMQAGDSITREISAQISGTTALTIPALTPQDQSQLLRAYPKEPRFSETENRGILSGQRVEETVYIAQDGGETQLSAVSIDWFNLDTGQIETASLPSTKLTLAPPRRQPPDAQTIIKSVLYLVIVVFALWTLGRFLRPRYATWKTERRRRYLASEKYAVDALRSALISRDLPAVYQALDLWKSRSAHPKRSLDLERSLMKISAARYSATAGNGQENWEATMQHLDALKSATERKSGSLPPLNP, from the coding sequence ATGAGATACCTTGCCGTCTTCATCCTGTTGTTGCCGCTATCCGTGTCCGCACAGGAAAACTCAGCCTATCAACCTCGGGTGTCAGTGGACGTCCCGAACGAGGCCGTCATCGTCGGCCAACCCGCCATCGTCCGCATCAAGGTTCTGGTACCGACCTTCATGCCGCAGCCGCCCGTATTCCCATCATTGGAGCAACAAAATGTCCTTGTTCGCCTGCCTGAGAGGGCTTCTGGCCCGATAAGCGAAACGGTAGACGGAGAAACGTGGTCCGGAGTACAGCGCAGTTATCGCCTGTATCCGCTGACATCAGGGCCGGTCGCGTATGATGCGCAAGAGGTTGTCGTGACATTTGCCGATCCGCAGTCCAATGACCCGGTTCAGGTTTCGGTGGCGCTTCCTTCCATACAGCTGAACGCTGAGATCCCCGAGGGCGCTCAAGGTCTTGACCCGCTGATCATCGCAAGTGGTTTCTCTCTTGATCAGAAGCTGGACGGTCCGACCGATATGCAGGCCGGTGATTCCATCACGCGCGAGATAAGCGCGCAAATCTCTGGCACCACGGCCCTGACAATCCCGGCGCTGACGCCGCAGGATCAAAGCCAACTGCTTCGCGCCTATCCCAAGGAACCCCGCTTTTCGGAAACAGAGAACCGGGGCATCCTGTCCGGGCAGCGGGTCGAAGAAACCGTGTACATCGCCCAAGATGGTGGCGAAACACAGTTGTCGGCCGTTTCCATCGACTGGTTCAATCTGGACACCGGTCAGATCGAAACGGCATCACTTCCCTCGACCAAGCTGACACTGGCACCACCCAGGCGACAGCCGCCTGACGCGCAAACCATCATCAAATCAGTTCTTTACCTTGTCATTGTTGTATTCGCATTGTGGACATTGGGAAGATTTCTGCGCCCGCGCTATGCAACCTGGAAAACGGAACGGCGCCGCAGATATCTGGCATCGGAGAAGTATGCCGTCGATGCCTTGCGATCCGCTTTAATATCACGGGATTTGCCTGCGGTTTATCAGGCATTGGATCTTTGGAAATCACGCAGCGCGCATCCCAAGCGTTCTTTGGATCTTGAGAGAAGTCTGATGAAGATCAGTGCGGCGCGGTATTCAGCGACGGCTGGCAACGGCCAGGAAAACTGGGAAGCGACCATGCAACACCTAGACGCACTGAAAAGCGCAACAGAACGAAAGAGCGGGTCTTTGCCCCCGCTCAACCCTTAG
- a CDS encoding Crp/Fnr family transcriptional regulator yields the protein MFDSDDDMRILAKTDWFGTRDSKFQSDLMTCAIQRTFDSGETLYRHGDRANGIHAVLAGALQITAPADDGQEFVLHQDGSGFWIGDLALFAEAKRLVSVVATQKTRTLYFPGSRVERLVQKNPEYIRDFYALTHENMKTALRIMANLAVTGSEKRLVLRLLHLDEGALSSDGWIVVSQEELAEMVAVSQPTLHRHLHHLADLGLVELGYGRLRLIDRRKLISNCQS from the coding sequence ATGTTTGATTCTGATGACGATATGCGGATTCTGGCCAAGACCGACTGGTTTGGCACGCGCGATTCAAAGTTTCAGAGCGATCTTATGACGTGCGCAATTCAAAGAACCTTCGATTCCGGAGAAACCCTGTACCGCCACGGCGACCGCGCCAACGGTATTCATGCGGTGCTCGCAGGCGCGCTTCAGATCACGGCACCTGCCGATGATGGACAGGAATTCGTATTGCATCAGGATGGATCAGGATTCTGGATCGGGGATCTTGCGCTGTTTGCCGAAGCCAAACGCCTGGTCAGCGTCGTGGCAACGCAAAAGACCCGCACCTTGTATTTTCCCGGCTCGCGGGTGGAAAGGCTGGTTCAGAAGAACCCGGAATACATCCGTGATTTCTATGCGTTGACGCATGAAAACATGAAGACTGCACTGCGCATCATGGCCAATCTTGCGGTTACGGGGTCTGAAAAGCGCCTTGTGTTGCGCCTGTTGCATCTTGACGAAGGTGCTTTGAGTTCGGACGGATGGATTGTTGTGTCTCAGGAAGAACTTGCTGAAATGGTTGCGGTATCTCAGCCTACCTTGCATCGGCATCTGCATCATCTGGCAGATCTGGGGCTTGTGGAATTGGGGTATGGCCGGCTGCGGTTGATCGACCGGCGCAAGCTGATCAGCAACTGTCAAAGTTGA